A genomic segment from Treponema sp. Marseille-Q3903 encodes:
- the rpmG gene encoding 50S ribosomal protein L33 has translation MGSKKKGAVEIIALQCTECKRKNYTTYKNRKNITGKLEKNKYCPFCKKSILHKETKAK, from the coding sequence ATGGGAAGCAAGAAAAAGGGTGCTGTTGAAATTATTGCATTGCAGTGTACGGAATGTAAGAGAAAAAATTACACAACTTACAAAAACCGCAAGAATATCACGGGAAAACTCGAGAAAAATAAGTACTGTCCATTCTGCAAAAAAAGCATTCTTCACAAAGAAACAAAAGCAAAATAA
- the secE gene encoding preprotein translocase subunit SecE, with protein MAKVVQFIKESRAELKKVVWPTKEDVISSIKVVIVSTIVVALVLGLLDLGFTKLFQLMMK; from the coding sequence ATGGCAAAAGTAGTTCAGTTTATTAAAGAAAGCAGAGCAGAATTGAAGAAGGTTGTGTGGCCGACAAAAGAAGATGTCATATCTTCAATTAAAGTTGTCATTGTTTCTACAATTGTTGTTGCTTTAGTTCTTGGGCTGCTTGATCTTGGCTTTACTAAATTGTTCCAACTTATGATGAAATAA
- the nusG gene encoding transcription termination/antitermination protein NusG, with amino-acid sequence MSRNWYILHTYTGYEGKIERTIKLLLEKNEVSSEVILDVKVPVEELVEIKDGKKKSRMNKFLPGYLMLEMDLPELGWKDTVAKLFKIQGVTGFVGSLSRNDRPMPISKDEAMNLLQKSGAIKGEKQAHVRHAFNVGDVVKISEGPFANFDGTVKEINVEKEKLNVEVQIFGRPTPVEVSFLQAEKVAK; translated from the coding sequence ATGTCTAGAAACTGGTATATCCTTCATACATACACCGGCTATGAGGGTAAAATCGAACGTACAATTAAATTACTGCTTGAAAAGAATGAAGTTAGTTCAGAAGTTATTCTTGATGTAAAAGTTCCTGTAGAAGAACTTGTTGAAATTAAAGACGGAAAAAAGAAGTCTCGTATGAACAAGTTTCTTCCGGGTTATCTTATGCTTGAGATGGATTTACCGGAATTGGGATGGAAAGATACTGTTGCAAAACTTTTTAAAATTCAGGGAGTTACCGGATTTGTAGGAAGTTTGAGCAGAAATGATCGTCCTATGCCGATTTCAAAAGATGAAGCGATGAATCTTCTTCAGAAATCAGGGGCAATCAAAGGTGAAAAACAGGCTCACGTTCGTCACGCATTCAATGTCGGTGATGTTGTCAAGATTTCGGAAGGACCTTTTGCTAATTTTGATGGTACGGTAAAAGAAATCAACGTTGAAAAAGAAAAGCTCAACGTAGAAGTTCAGATTTTTGGACGTCCTACTCCAGTAGAAGTGAGTTTCTTGCAGGCTGAAAAAGTCGCAAAATAA
- the rplK gene encoding 50S ribosomal protein L11, whose protein sequence is MATKKVTAVIKLQCPAGAATPAPPIGPALGPHGVSAPKFVQEFNDRTKSMEKGLIIPVIITVYQDKSYTFVLKTPPAAVLIRKACKIQKGSGNPLRDKVATLSKKDLEEIAKTKMPDINANDIEAAKKIIAGTARSMGVEVEQ, encoded by the coding sequence ATGGCTACAAAAAAAGTAACAGCTGTGATTAAATTGCAGTGTCCTGCGGGAGCGGCTACTCCGGCTCCTCCAATTGGCCCTGCTCTCGGACCTCACGGCGTGTCTGCTCCGAAATTTGTACAGGAATTTAACGACCGTACAAAATCTATGGAGAAAGGTCTCATTATTCCTGTAATCATCACTGTTTATCAGGATAAATCTTACACATTCGTTCTAAAAACTCCTCCAGCAGCAGTTCTTATTCGCAAAGCATGTAAAATTCAGAAAGGTTCTGGAAATCCGCTTCGCGATAAAGTTGCTACACTTTCAAAAAAGGATTTGGAAGAGATTGCAAAAACAAAGATGCCTGATATCAACGCGAATGATATTGAAGCAGCAAAGAAAATTATTGCCGGTACTGCACGCAGTATGGGTGTAGAGGTGGAGCAGTAA
- the rplA gene encoding 50S ribosomal protein L1 has product MKHGKKYNASAAKYDLTKKYDVASACKMVQDMKYAKFDETIECHISLRLEKNATVRDTLVFPNQFRGEKKVLVFCKGDKVKEALDAGAAFAGEEYIDKVKDGWLDFDVAVATPDMMKDVGRLGMVLGRKGLMPNPKTGTVTPNVAQAVAELKKGRTEFRADKSGIVHIAVGKCSMDSEKVVENVNTLLSEISKRKPVGTANFVSSVSVSSSMGPGVWVDYKEGE; this is encoded by the coding sequence ATGAAACATGGAAAGAAATATAATGCATCAGCTGCAAAATATGATCTTACAAAAAAATATGATGTAGCTTCAGCTTGCAAAATGGTTCAGGACATGAAATATGCAAAGTTCGATGAAACAATCGAATGCCACATTTCACTTCGTCTTGAAAAAAATGCTACTGTGCGCGACACATTGGTATTCCCAAATCAATTCCGCGGTGAAAAGAAAGTTCTCGTATTCTGTAAAGGCGATAAAGTAAAAGAAGCTTTAGATGCAGGCGCTGCATTTGCAGGTGAAGAATATATCGATAAAGTAAAAGACGGCTGGCTTGATTTTGACGTTGCTGTTGCAACTCCTGATATGATGAAAGATGTAGGTCGTCTCGGTATGGTTCTTGGTCGTAAAGGGCTCATGCCTAACCCAAAAACCGGTACTGTAACTCCTAACGTTGCGCAGGCAGTTGCGGAACTTAAAAAAGGTCGTACTGAATTCCGTGCGGATAAATCAGGTATTGTACACATTGCAGTTGGAAAATGTTCTATGGATTCGGAAAAAGTTGTAGAAAACGTAAATACTCTTCTTTCTGAAATCAGCAAGAGAAAACCTGTTGGAACAGCAAATTTCGTTTCATCTGTATCTGTGAGTTCATCTATGGGACCCGGCGTTTGGGTTGATTATAAGGAAGGTGAGTAA